A window of Glycine soja cultivar W05 chromosome 2, ASM419377v2, whole genome shotgun sequence genomic DNA:
AGAGAAAAAACTCAACTTCCAACAGATACAACCTTAATCagaattattgaaattaaactgAGGCTTATACATTACATCTAACTTGAAATCCCTTTCAAATTTGATGCAGTTACTTGAGCTATAATGAGGATAAATTGTTAGGTGGTTCAAGAGGACTATGGTTCCCATTAATCTTCACAACACATAATTAAGTGTTAAATTTTTCACAGAAATTGTAAAATTGTGTTATATAGTTATTGGCTGGGACTTGGGACTATGAACACTTGGTAGGCCTGGACAACTTAATAATTTCTCTAAAATGAGACAAATACTAGCAtgcttttaattaaaatcaatcaagATGGAGCTTAAAcaaagttttaacttttaaccaaGCTAGAATCCTTAGCCAAAGCACTATGTGTGCACAGTTCATCTCAGCAAGCTGTCTTTCTCCTTTATACACTTCTAAGTAGTACCAACTTAATTTTCCAAGTGTAAGAAGATCATTAATATAGGTCAAACACAGATGAAATGCATATAAAGATATGTTACAGAAAGAAAAGGGCAGAAGTTTATTTATAGAGAAGGGGGGGCGGGGATAGAATTGAAATCTAATTACactacaaatttaatttaatgactAAGGGAAAAGGGAAAAACCTGTCCTGTATTAGCTTCCTCCTCTCCAACAACCAAGATGTAGTTGTATTGTGCTAATTGTGCTTCTCGCACCTGCAGAATGCCACAACTTCTAGTTAAGACTATTCTCTTGCAGGATACTAGATTAATAGTAAAAAAGTATACCATTATAACAAGGAAAGGGAACTTTTCAATTACTGATTCACTAAACATTTAGTCTACTATTTGTGATATCAAATAAATCCCCCAAATATTAAAATGCATAAACAGTCATTACCTTTGTTTGATATCACAAGTCTTTGAAGGATAAAATTGATGTCATGTCAATGTCTAGGGGACTAAATAAGTAGTTTAGTtctatttaaatgaattataatactgaagtttcaaatatataactgcaataaaatttgttaaaagtaataaatttaaatgtttaatatCACAAATAGAAGAATACATACACTTTGGCTGCATGAAGGGTACAAAATCTAGTAACACTAAACACACAGCTTAACTCATCAGTAACTGCTAGTGGCAACAGCTTGGGCAGTACATCAAAAACAATGTAGGCATTATTGTCCTCTGAATGAATGACATACTAAAATCAAATTGTTGGGCATAAGTTTATATATTACCTTCTTTTGAATCTTCCTATCAGTTGTATCAGCATCAACGTAATACCCTGCTTGGTGGATCTGATCTCGCACCTAGAAAATTGCAGTGCAAGAATGTTACACAATAAACAACTAGCCCTTGCTTTTCACATATCATAATACTAGTACCCTAACACAAATTAGTAATGGAACAATGAAAAGTCAATGGCATGTTCAACATAAGGACATGTTTTGTTATTGCTAATAGTTACAAAAAtgatgttttcattttgtttcctATTTTCAAAGAATTGTACAAGGTTGGATATTTGTAATTATCAGTGAAAATAGAGAGAATCAACAAACCAAACAGACTCAACATAATTTAATAACTAGATACCAAACTGATTCAATGATTTCAAAATGAGACACAAGCTCAGCAATAAAAACATTAGACAGGCATGAAAAACATGAGATGCCACAAAAATATATTctccaattaaattaaaagtgttgTCACATGATATGCAGTACACATCATCTGTATCATTTAATTGTTATAAGACAAGTATACCATAGAATGAAGACTAAAATTCAGAGCTATGTACCTGTAATGCATAAGCTTGTGACTTTTCAGACACAGGGCATACAATTGCTTGACGAGGACTGAGCCAGAAAGGCCATTTACCCTTGTAGTGCTCTAAAAGTATGGCAAACATGCGTTCAACAGATCCTAGAATGGCTCTGTGTATCATTACAGGTCTCTCAATTTTGGCTTCATCCTCAGCTGAGAATTCCAACTTAAAACGATCAGGAAGCTGGAAGTCAAGCTGCAGGCAACCACATTCATCCAACCATCAGCTGAAAAGTTATTCAAAACTGAATCAAGTGAATGCAAATCCAGCTGAACAGTGCAAACCTGCAAAGTTGCACACTGGAATTTCCTACCCAATGCATCAGATACACTGATGTCTATCTTTGGTCCATAGAATGCACCATCCCCTTCATTCAACTGCAAGGTTTTACACAGAATATAATTGAATTGAAATGAGATAGGCAAACTACACTTTTTGATATCTAACATGAATTTGTTCTAATCAGAATTACAGCCATATGTTCCAGACAATATTCTAAACTATATATCGCTGGCAAGAAACATTCTAGAAGACATATAGAAGAGGAAATAATTACCTGCCAAGGCTTGCCAAAATCATCTAAAGCTTCTTTAAGAGCACTTTCAGCTTTGTCCCAAGTTGCAATATCTCCTAGGTATTTTTCTGGCCTCTACTCAAATATTCAACACAtgcaaaaaacaaataacaaaacaatattAAAGAGATGTTATCtttaattgagagaaaaaaaaaagtattggtTTGCACAAACTGGGAACCAGGATACAAAGACAACAGAAATTTGCTAAAGGAGTTTATATGAGTATCAGTGATTCAGAGTTACATGGAAGTGATGGAACTATAATAAAAGTCCCCACATAAAGTTACCATACCAAAAACTAATAATACATATAATAATGAATGCATTGATTATGCAAAATTTGATCCAGTGTACTTAAAAAGTGATTCACTGGCTAGTTATTATCATAAATACATGAGGACCCACAATCAAAATTCTATACATctttagaaatttaaataagCTACCAGTGAACTGAGTGAagtcataattataatttaatctacTGCAGGAAATGTCAGAATAAATGGGATTGCATAATAAAATCTAAACAGTTCACAGACAAAAACAATTAAGATAGTACTGGGATCACCCTAAGTTGAGAACTAAGCATTGAATTTAgggatttttaaaaacattgagaAAGGTACATGCTCATTAAGAACAATTAAGATCAAAAGCATACCGTTGAAAGCTTCAGCTCATATGTGAAACCAAATATCTTATAGACATAATTGATGAAATTCAAGCTGTTCCTCACTTCATCCTTTAtctgtaaaataaatcaaattaatcacTCAAAATTCAGCTCAAAAGAGACTTCAAAGATTTATGTTGcagaaatttaaagataaactcACCTGGGACTCCCTGCAGAAAATATGTGCATCGTCCTGAGCAACATTTAAAGCAAATGCCATTATACTCAATCAGTACAGAAAATAGAAATTGAAGATAATGTGAATGATCCAGATAACTGAATTGCAATGTTCTTTGGGTTGTAATTgtatcatatttataaaatgaacaaaaaccaTCACCaggaaaaaaatgacattttagcTACACTAAAATAACTGTATATAAACACCATCCCaggtgttttatttttaagatgagGATGCCAATCTCCTGTATCTGTGTCTATTCACAAACACTAATCCCCAACCtactttaaaaaacatttactaCTCCAGTATTGCAACAGAAAAATAACGAGATTCAAACATgtgttcaaaatttcaaataccCTGATGAGATTAGTATTTGCTGTGTAAGCCTATAAAATTGAAAGATCAAAGAATCTTGCCATGATAAAGTATTAAAATGTATGTCTTCCTGCCTTAGTGTACCTTGACATGAAAAAGAATGCAACTCCTGGTTTAATATACTAaacagaaaattaattttatttggaaaTATAACCCAATAAAAAATGTACCCTTTCATCAAAACTTTTATCTTGCTGATCATGTGTGTTAAGTACAGAAGAAAGATTTACCTGCTGGAATCTCCTAACACGTGTTAATCCACTCAGGGCGCCACTAGCCTCATTCCGATGCAAAACCCCAAAATCAGCGAAACGAAGAGGAAGTTCTGCAGAACCATTGAAAAGTTGTGAGATAATATtccatttcatataaaaaagatCAGTTCAATCAAATTCAGTTCTTCAAGCTATACACTCAAATACATGAAGCATATCAACCTAAAAAACAAACTAGAGACAAGGGTCTGTTTGAATTTAGCTTTCAAaaacaattctttatttttaaaaacaataaaacttgtTTAATATCATTTGAATTTAGGGAACTAAGttttcaaaattagtttttaaaaaccaaaaaatcagatcagattgaagatgttttgttaatctgtttttttttttctcaagaaaAGAGGAAGTGATGTGTTGTCTACCCAACACTGTCATCAACCCTTTcacctctttctttcttccctttttcCTAACCTGCTGAAAGGGTTGACATCTTGACAACACCCAGCATTCTGGCAGCAAGTAGTGATGCTGTAACGGTAATTGGTTGACAGTGCAAGGCATTTCAGTGTGGCAGAGTGATGCTCTGGTGGCATGGTGGTTAGAGGACAATTCAACAATGCATAAGGGTCCAATGCCAGGTGTGACAGCGACTTGCTATTGATGGTGATATGTGGGGCTTACTAGTTCTGTATTGATGGTCCACGACATGGTGGAGCAGTAACAGGGAGAGATTGTGTTATCAAACAGATTGTGTTCTTGTTTTTTGTTCTCAAAAATGATTTTCCAAAACTAtttacaaaacattttttaaaagcaaaaaaatcaaaacagttTCAAACAAGCAATTAGTATTTGAGCTCACTtgtaaaatagaaaacattCTGTCCATCTCTCACCACCACAAAGGTATAACTTTAAAGTCAAGTTCAATTTTTGTAAAGATAGCTGATTGAAAAATTCTTGCTTATGccaaatgaaaaatatgatattatatggaaaattacaaattatagaTGAACCACAGTCACACTTCCTGCCCTGGTCGCCTAGTGCAATAGGATTATGGCCTTGTCACAGGAAGAGGAAAGATGAAGccatgaaaaaaatagaatgaatatACAGGCAAATGTCAATCCACTTATCTAGGAGCTCCAATGTGTGCATTATCCTGAATTCAACACTAAAATCTGGACTAGCTCAGCCACCCCACACAAGCACATAAAAGATAATATTCAGAAATATAAATCTCTATGAAAATGAGAATTACCTCTATATGATCGAACCCTGTGTTTAAACATCAGGCAGTGCCCTGGGCAATTCATTGGTTTCAACCCAAACTCTTGTTTGTCAACCTagttcacattaaaaaaaaaatacgctTTGGTCAGATAACTTGATTGCTTTGAGGGAAAAATTGTCTACTTGGAAGGTTTTGTACTTTTCACAGCAAAATGTACTTTCCAGGTTTTGTAAACCTAAAATATGTAGTAGACATACATAGAAATCCCAACAAACCTATTTAGTTTCCTACATCCCCATAAATGGTCTCACGCTCGCACAGATCATTCATAAAGGTAATAATTACATGAGCAATAAGATACATCAAGACAAATATGATTCATTTAGATTCCAGCAAGATAAAAAGATATGGCCTCCAACCCACATTTTTACACAAACAAGCATTTATAAATATGGGAAAAAAACATACCTCTAAGATAAACATATCCTCCCTATAATTTGCAGCATGACCAGATTGCACCCACAGTTCCATGTTAAATACATTGGGAGATATGACCTGATGATTCCATTTCCAAGTAAGTACCATGTACATGGAAAAAGATTGTTTTTCTGTCAGTTTAAGAAACTCCTACACTAAGGTAGTGTTTGGCTTaacttttttttggcttttcttCACCTTAAAAGGAGAAGCTAAGCTAAATACATTCGgagaaaaattctttaaaaactaAGGAGCTTAATGTTTATATAAGAAAAGAAGGAACAGTAGCTTCTAAAACAGTTACTGAAGtagctttaaaaaattataaaaaaaaaaagaggtactCCAGCCTCCCTCTCATCTGAACAAACTAATGTGGGACAATGAAATGGAgcttttagtttaaaaattagtttttaagcAAAAACTGACAAACAACATCCACTTTATTTTTAAAGCTCTTATTTTGGATTTTAACTTCAAAGTAACTTTTAAGCCACAAAAAAAAGGGCCAAATGAGCCAAAAACTTAACCTCTTGATAGCCCCTGTCTCTGTACTGATTCCGAATGAAGTCCATGAGTTTGTTGTAGATCCGAGTGCCTTGCGGAAGAAAAAACCAGCTTCCCGGGCTGAAATAAACACAGACAGATAATGACATATCAGTCAGAGAAGCTTACCAGAAGTGGCAATCAGACAAGAATGACCCCAACATACCTCCATTCATGATGAAGAATAAGCTCCTGTTTCACACCCAAAATCCTGTGATCATACTTTTTAGCCTCCTCCAGCCGATGCAAGTATTCCtggaaatttaaaaacaaaaaaggggaaattATCAAATGATAATACACCATAAAGCGTGACCACACATCCCTACTACTACACAGATCCATCAAATACCATAACGATGAGTTCCAGCTTCACTCTAAGAAGTTCAAGTGCAGCAGCAAATAACTGGTGTACTTTCATGTGTGCAGACCAAGTTCAAGACTTGATgacattttacattttcaaaataaagaagCCATGGACTGGTTCAACTAGCCAAACTGTGAGCACTGAGCAGTCTGAATGATTCAACTGGTTCACCACCAGTTCTGCAGTTTTGCGACCAATTTTAAGACTTCCAATTATACAGGCTAGACAGGACTGATCAGAGGACCAGTTTCCACCTTCACGGTTAAAATAGAAACCAtccagtttttaaaaaaaatggttaacacttgataaCTAGCAAATAGAGCACTTCTAGCAATTGGTGTCTCATGGCTATCAGTTATTTGGAAAACAGCAttttacatacatacatacatacatacatacatacatacatacatatatatatatatatatcattcaaaATGACATTAATGacattatataataaaacagctaaaatataaaaatatatctccTGGAAAATGTGGAATGTGATGACAATATGTGAAGTAGCATGGCAATGTGGCAAAGAGATGGAGCACCAATAACCACAGAggattaattatttacttattccACAAGGTACTGCAGCTGAATGTTCAGCACACCATGGAGAGCAGACATTATTTTTCCTTTGCCACCCCCTCAAGCCCCTATCATTAGTGGTCTTTTCCCATAGTCTTCAAGGCAGACACAATTCTGCTCTAGCCATAACAGAGACAGCAGCACTATCCACACATTATTTCAAAAATGCCACAGTAAGCATGTAGCATAGTGCAGAGGAGCGAGCTCGAACATTGATAAATGCTATAACACAGTATTAACAACTCTAGCTAGTTATTCCCTCGTTCCACAAGGAACTGCAATTGAACATTCAATCCACCACAGCTCAGTCTGAATAGCTGAATGGATTACTCAAAGAAATAACTTATGAAATGAAAATCACCTTTAGACTTTTCTGATCAGGATAAGATATGCCATAAACTCTTTGTAAACTTTCCCGATCTTTGTCCCCCCTCCAATATGCTGATGAAGCCTGGAATTCCAAATACAATAACCAATGAAACCAAAGTACTTGCCATTGACATAAGTTAATGGATAAATCAAAACTAGAAATGGTAGACTGATAAAATAGTTTATACGTACCTTTAAGCACGCAATTGCTTTGACAAAGGATGTATTAGGTATATGGGGTCCACGACACAAATCAACCAAGGGGCCACATCTGTATACTGTGATAGTTTTGTCGGCAGGCAAATCATTGATAATCTCAACCTGATCACAATAACCACAGAGCCAAAGCACCAAATTGTTAATTtgagatataaaaaattataaattataggtGAAAGAAAATAGGAAATATGGCTCAGATCaatatgattatgtaatccaaaAGACAATAGATAagatcataaaaacaagaagcTTATCCACACCCCACCCAACTcctgcagaagaaaaaaaaagttatacttGCCTTAAACTTATTATCTGAAAACATCTCAAGTGCCTGATCACGTGTAACTTCAATACGCTCAAAGGGTTGCTTTTCCTGTAAATCCAATCTTCATCATCCATCACATATATTAACACAAGTATTGTTTATCACAATAATGAGCAACACATATATTAacaacaatagtaataataacatTATCCCACTACGTGAGCCTAGCAAAATAGATCAAACGACATTGTTGAATGGTCaatcaatataataattaaatttaaaaatcaaatcaatgttGAATGAAACATTCCAAATTTGAGACAACTACTAAAACAAAAGCAATGAAATCCATGGGATTTAGAAAAATTGAATGAGACCCCTCTAAAGTGAAGTTGTCTCTAAAATGAGTAAGAGTGTATGAATATCTaccttttattcaatttaaagtGCATTGAGACCTTAACCTACTATAATTCAAGGATGAATACACCATTACTTGCACTCAAATTGGAGAAAAATTGTCTTTAGAAGAGCATTTTCCATAAAAACTAAATCATTTCCTTTTCTCTAAACATTCCAAACCCAAGATTTGGTTTACAAATCAAACCCCATTTAAAACATTCCAAATACACTCCTGGTGAAAATCAGACTTccagataaagaaaatatacaCAAAGGCGCCTAAATTTGGAATACAGCTTGATACTACACTCCGCGCAACTGTTCAAATACAAAGTCTCTCTAAGTCCTAAAAACACAAGACTACGAGGAGAGATCAACATAAACAGAAAAACATTTGAACATTATAACTATTGTTCATCACAGTAACCAGATATAATCCCAATAAATCAACATAAACGgagtaaatatttaaaaaaaaacataaataagaaaaagcaGAAACACATAaataacaagaagaagaagaataccGCAACAGCCTTCAATGCTCCAGCCTCAATCTGCTTAAAGTGATCGTCATTGAGACCCAACTCCCCGTAAAATGCATCATAATAGAATCCCTAAACAAAAACGTTCACTTTCTATTTCAAtacacacacaaaacatcacAACAGAGTCAACAGTCCGCAAACACGTTAAAACAAAAAAGGTACACACAAACCTCTCCTCTTGTAGTGCAAGGCCCAATGCAGAGCTTGCATCCATACTCCGTCTCAAGTGACTACAAAtaaccaataataataatcataatcattAGTTCGTCACAATCcaaattgaaagaaattaataaaacaacTGAATGGAGCAGAACCTGGCCGAGAATGTGGGCGCTGGAGTGCCAGAAGGTGTCGCGGCCTTCGTCGTCGTCGAACTTGAAGATCTGGAGCTGGCAATCGTCCTCGAGAGGGCGAGTCATGTCCCAGAGCACGCCATTGACCTTCGCGATGAGCGCGCTGTTGGCCAAATTCTTCGAGATTTCACGCGCAACATCAAGCGGCGTCGTATGCCACTTCTTCGCCTCCTTGACGCTGCCGTCGGGGAGAGTAACCTTGATAGGATCCGGGGAGAGCGAGAGGCGCTGAGTGTGCTGCTCCGCCAGGATGGTCTCGAAGAGACGGATGCGTTTCGGAATCGTCGCGCTGAGGTACGCCTCGTCCTTCGCGTGAGCAACCATGGCGGCGGAGGCGGAGGAGACGGAGGAGGAGAAACGGTTAATCGTCGGAAAGAGAGAGTGGAGAGTGCGGTAGGAAGGAGCGTAACGGCGGAAACGGATTAGAGAGCATAGCATAGCATAGTGTGCTGTGGATTTTGGTTTCaccttagaaatatttttcttttcgaatttatttataaaatattgattaatttaaattccGTGTTTTCCAATCTAACCCTCCCCTGAACTTGAGGATTGGGCAGGGTGGGCGTCGTCGGAGACGGGGGAGGGAGTTGGATTTGGAGCCGGTGAGGCCGTCCATGTTGTGCGGCATGTGTGTGGTGCCGTGAAGTAAGAAGGGGTAAATTTGGTAATAGACCAAAATTTGAAATGActgattaaattaatatttacacaGATGTCAAGTTTCTATTGACTCGGTGGATAATTCGACCCTCTTCAAGTCGCACGCCGTagcatttctcttttattttttgtggaaACGGAAATGAAAATTGAGGGAAGTTGTGTGCTACGGCTACGCGCTACTTTGGTTACAAGTGAAGTGAGTGAGTAACGTGAGAGAGGTTTCTAAGGTTTTTGATTCGGTAAATGTTtaatttgctatttttttttcttctaaaccaCGTGTATTATGTATGGGAATCAATCTTATTTGAGACCCATGAAATTATTATGAGTGATAGAAAATCTTTTATCAAAGTATTAAATATTGTTACAGTTATCATTAATTTCTGattaaattcaattaatttatataacaaaaagTTGATTTGAGTAAGTGTTTGGTGGTCAAGTGTTTCTCCCTAAGTTTGAGGAggtatcattttatatatatatatatatatatatatatatatatatatatatataacaaaaattttatgTGGATTAGATTTGGGGAATCATTAAAATTAGGATAGATTTCAAGActtaataaatacttataaatatACTTATAGATAATTCATCAATAAAATTCTTGCATTAGAGAAAATCTTATTTAGTGGATTAATATTGGTTGACTATcactttagtttttgaaaataataaaatttataaaaagaaatcctaaaaatgtaatttgtaacttattttagTCTAAATTTTAAAAGGTTGTATGAgatgattaataatattaatatacttttaaaaactaaaatactatCAATAAGTTGTTGAGTTTAAAATTTTTGCTGAATATCTGATAACATTATGacttatttgtaattttatttatttattttcatgattAATATGACagaattttatacttttaagttttatggattaaaattacaatttattggATTTTGATTTGCTTTATGTTATGCTTTTTAACCTATTACTAATAATAAATGCGTctatttcatgaaataaaaaattatttccgaaaatataacataaaaatattaaatatccaTGTATCATGGGAATATATTCATCTTTATTACAAGTTTTGAAAAGTTATTATTGAATATCGTTGATTCAGTAATGTAATAACTTTTCTGATCAAATAATGTAATAACTTTCAAATAATGTAATGAAGAGGAATCGGAATAGTATATCCCCATGAAAATACGGAAACTTACTTTCTAAAATaccaataacattttttatgtattttttaaattttaaaagatattcctaaaaatattaaaatataaccaaatctttttttaaaatatcaaaaaaagaaattcCAATATCATATTCTTTAggataacattttaaaaaaatccataaaaCAAACGTTGCATAATTTAATACAGTTTACTTTTATATTACAGTTGCATATTACATTTGTCGTTGTCCAACCAAAGCAAGCAAGGATTTGACTCCCATTCTTTTCGTTGTCTGCGGAGAATAAGATTATAAACCATGAAGG
This region includes:
- the LOC114380046 gene encoding threonine--tRNA ligase, mitochondrial 1-like, which codes for MLCSLIRFRRYAPSYRTLHSLFPTINRFSSSVSSASAAMVAHAKDEAYLSATIPKRIRLFETILAEQHTQRLSLSPDPIKVTLPDGSVKEAKKWHTTPLDVAREISKNLANSALIAKVNGVLWDMTRPLEDDCQLQIFKFDDDEGRDTFWHSSAHILGQSLETEYGCKLCIGPCTTRGEGFYYDAFYGELGLNDDHFKQIEAGALKAVAEKQPFERIEVTRDQALEMFSDNKFKVEIINDLPADKTITVYRCGPLVDLCRGPHIPNTSFVKAIACLKASSAYWRGDKDRESLQRVYGISYPDQKSLKEYLHRLEEAKKYDHRILGVKQELILHHEWSPGSWFFLPQGTRIYNKLMDFIRNQYRDRGYQEVISPNVFNMELWVQSGHAANYREDMFILEVDKQEFGLKPMNCPGHCLMFKHRVRSYRELPLRFADFGVLHRNEASGALSGLTRVRRFQQDDAHIFCRESQIKDEVRNSLNFINYVYKIFGFTYELKLSTRPEKYLGDIATWDKAESALKEALDDFGKPWQLNEGDGAFYGPKIDISVSDALGRKFQCATLQLDFQLPDRFKLEFSAEDEAKIERPVMIHRAILGSVERMFAILLEHYKGKWPFWLSPRQAIVCPVSEKSQAYALQVRDQIHQAGYYVDADTTDRKIQKKVREAQLAQYNYILVVGEEEANTGQVSVRVRDLAEHKVMSIEKLLEHFRDKAAAFE